In the genome of Salvelinus sp. IW2-2015 linkage group LG25, ASM291031v2, whole genome shotgun sequence, one region contains:
- the LOC111951943 gene encoding cdc42 effector protein 3-like has product MPAKAPIYLKSTNSKKGKKCRLRDILSPDMISPPLGDFRHTIHIGKGGERDAFGDMSFLQGKFELLPGKGEVFRPQYSIHNEFLRANSASDAQFPETPSPVLKNAISLPSIGGSQALTLPHLSTAVFSMPATDPLGCMVGRVPTSPLGSPDGAGILEIQTLLRSIEVFSSDPTRHPTEVTTKPDVLLDLIEKTEKPKTKKVSKSNHKKHNGENGYEKPSPTYYINGNSNGNGGFNGNDNRNGFRSFNNDITLRFEKKLSDCNGDWVDRDSGVDEGRLCDFDFEFSKDKSMSQYSISHITGSLLSLELDLGPSILDDVLNIMGDPKAKSRP; this is encoded by the coding sequence ATGCCTGCCAAAGCACCCATCTACCTGAAGTCCACAAATAGCAAGAAAGGCAAGAAGTGTCGTCTGAGAGACATCCTGTCCCCAGACATGATCAGCCCACCGCTGGGGGACTTCCGCCACACCATCCACATCGGAAAGGGCGGCGAGAGGGATGCCTTCGGGGACATGTCCTTCCTCCAGGGAAAGTTTGAGCTCCTGCCTGGGAAAGGTGAGGTGTTCCGTCCGCAGTACAGCATCCACAACGAGTTCCTGCGGGCCAACAGCGCATCTGACGCCCAGTTTCCCGAGACACCCTCTCCCGTTCTAAAGAACGCCATCTCGCTCCCTTCAATTGGGGGGAGCCAGGCCCTCACCCTACCCCACCTCTCCACCGCRGTGTTCTCTATGCCTGCTACAGACCCCCTGGGTTGCATGGTAGGGCGGGTCCCTACCTCTCCCCTGGGGAGCCCAGATGGGGCTGGCATCCTGGAGATTCAAACCCTGTTGCGTTCCATCGAGGTCTTCAGCAGCGACCCGACCAGACATCCGACAGAAGTCACAACCAAACCAGACGTCCTGCTGGATCTgatagagaaaacagagaagcCAAAGACGAAGAAAGTCTCCAAAAGTAATCATAAAAAGCACAATGGTGAAAACGGGTATGAAAAGCCTTCACCTACCTATTACATCAATGGCAACAGCAATGGTAATGGTGGCTTCAACGGAAATGACAACcgcaatggctttagaagctttaaCAATGACATTACCCTCCGCTTCGAGAAAAAGCTCTCTGATTGCAATGGAGACTGGGTGGACAGGGACAGCGGGGTGGACGAGGGGCGCCTTTGCGACTTTGACTTTGAATTCTCCAAGGACAAGAGCATGTCACAGTATTCAATCTCCCACATCACTGGGTCACTTCTGTCACTTGAACTCGATTTGGGCCCCTCCATTCTTGATGATGTACTCAACATCATGGGTGACCCCAAGGCAAAGAGCAGACCTTGA